From Ascochyta rabiei chromosome 12, complete sequence, the proteins below share one genomic window:
- a CDS encoding DASH complex subunit dad2, with amino-acid sequence MSSYSRPLPSHLRGQSMGASQQSSFLQQKIADKKTELANLRDLQALSGGLADQMQMLADKLQTLSDGTEAVAAVLSNWHNVLRAINMASTIMPKPKEEDDAETKQEPEPPLPQTLVRIPTQHAPAVIEQANAGAAAAE; translated from the exons ATGTCCAGCTATTCTCGCCCGCTGCCGTCGCATCTGCGTGGTCAGTCGATGGGCGCGTCGCAGCAGTCATCGTTCCTGCAGCAGAAGATCGCCGACAAGAAGACCGAGCTTGCCAACCTCAGGGACCTGCAGGCACTGAGCGGTGGCCTGGCAGACCAGATGCAAATGCTGGCCGACAAGCTGCAAACCCTCTCGGACGGCACAGAAG CTGTTGCAGCGGTGCTCTCAAACTGGCACAATGTGCTTCGTGCCATCAACATGGCGTCCA CAATCATGCCCAAGCCCAAGGAGGAGGACGATGCAGAGACCAAGCAAGAGCCGGAGCCACCGCTACCGCAAACTCTTGTGCGCATCCCTACTCAGCACGCGCCCGCTGTGATCGAGCAGGCCAAcgctggagcagcagcagcagagtgA